A region from the Euzebyales bacterium genome encodes:
- a CDS encoding GNAT family N-acetyltransferase, which yields MAGLTLDDYVSDATTRDGRTVRIRPIRASDLDRMLEMWSRLSAETIRMRFFAPMHMNRERMRYFTEVDFDARVALVAERGERIVGVARFDRDPDRTERAEFAVLVEDAEQGHGIGTALLRALAAPADALGVTEFHGDVLAENRRLLRVLRDAGLAPAVHTDGSVVTTNFRATATQDFLAAGDEHDREAAVAALRSVLQPDTIAVVGASRDPSTIGGLVFDNLRAGRFSGAVYPVNHAADVVQTVAAYPSIADCPTTPGLVIVCVPAEAVCEVVEDAGRAGCSVVVIVSAGFGELGEQGRKRQADVLEVARRYGVRLIGPNCMGVLNAAPEKRMNATFSPNLPAAGNVGFSSQSGALGLAILGAAQRLGIGLSTFVSMGNKADISGNDLIQYWEVDDATDVILLYLESFGNPGKFGRIARRVGRTKPIAVVKAGRTSAGERAASGHTGALAAGDLAVDALFHQAGVIRTDTLEQLFDVSVLLSNGQIPETNRVAIVTNGGGPGILAADAGESNGLELPKPTERTMARLRSFLPDGASVRNPVDMIASATAEQYRQAVEALADDPHIDTVISIFIPSIVTTAGDVARALVEARSQVSPGVSLLSVFMEDSDASAILRDAGLPTFRYPEDAAVALARVARYGQWSRRPESAVVQVEGADSQDARTVVDAALEDADDVWLDPRNTDRLLKAYGIGTARFAHVRTPDEAVGAWEDIGGPVAVKLAAATHKSDVGGVKLALDSAEAVERAVAEIDRNVTGHGRRELLDDGYVVQEMLPEGVELIAGVDHHPTFGHLLLVGLGGSLVELLRDVSVRIHPITDHDVDEMLTTLRGFPLLTGYRGSEPVDLTAVKHLLFRLSSLVEDVPEVREIDINPVFAGPDGVRAVDARIRLSRE from the coding sequence ATGGCCGGCCTGACGCTCGACGACTACGTCTCCGACGCCACGACCCGCGACGGACGCACGGTGCGCATCCGCCCGATCCGGGCGTCCGACCTCGACCGCATGCTCGAGATGTGGTCGCGGCTGAGCGCCGAGACCATCCGCATGCGCTTCTTCGCGCCGATGCACATGAACCGCGAGCGCATGCGCTACTTCACGGAGGTCGACTTCGACGCGCGCGTCGCGCTGGTCGCCGAGCGCGGTGAGCGCATCGTCGGCGTCGCGCGGTTCGACCGCGACCCGGACCGGACGGAGCGTGCGGAGTTCGCCGTGCTCGTCGAGGACGCCGAGCAGGGCCACGGCATCGGCACGGCACTGCTGCGGGCGCTGGCCGCCCCCGCCGACGCGCTCGGCGTCACGGAGTTCCACGGCGACGTGCTGGCCGAGAACCGACGCCTGTTGCGCGTACTTCGGGACGCCGGCCTGGCGCCCGCGGTGCACACCGACGGGTCGGTCGTCACCACCAACTTCCGCGCGACCGCGACGCAGGACTTCCTGGCCGCCGGCGACGAGCACGACCGCGAGGCGGCGGTCGCGGCGCTGCGCAGCGTCCTGCAGCCCGACACCATCGCCGTCGTCGGTGCCAGCCGCGATCCGTCGACGATCGGCGGGCTGGTCTTCGACAACCTCCGGGCTGGCCGGTTCTCGGGCGCCGTGTACCCGGTCAACCACGCCGCTGACGTCGTGCAGACGGTCGCGGCCTATCCGTCGATCGCGGACTGTCCCACGACACCCGGGCTGGTCATCGTCTGCGTCCCCGCCGAGGCCGTCTGCGAGGTCGTCGAGGACGCCGGGCGCGCCGGCTGCTCCGTCGTCGTCATCGTGTCGGCTGGCTTCGGGGAGCTCGGTGAGCAGGGTCGGAAGCGTCAGGCCGACGTCCTCGAGGTCGCCCGTCGGTACGGTGTCCGCCTGATCGGACCGAACTGCATGGGCGTGCTCAACGCGGCGCCTGAGAAGCGCATGAACGCGACCTTCTCGCCGAACCTCCCCGCGGCCGGCAACGTCGGGTTCTCCAGCCAGTCGGGCGCGCTGGGGCTCGCGATCCTCGGGGCCGCGCAGCGGCTCGGCATCGGCCTGTCGACCTTCGTGAGCATGGGCAACAAGGCGGACATCTCGGGCAACGACCTCATCCAGTACTGGGAGGTTGACGACGCGACCGACGTGATCCTGCTGTACCTGGAATCCTTCGGGAACCCCGGCAAGTTCGGTCGGATCGCGCGCCGCGTCGGGCGCACCAAGCCGATCGCGGTCGTCAAGGCCGGCCGCACGTCCGCGGGCGAACGGGCGGCATCGGGACACACCGGCGCGCTCGCCGCGGGCGACCTCGCGGTCGACGCGCTGTTCCATCAGGCCGGCGTGATCCGCACCGACACGCTCGAGCAACTGTTCGACGTCTCGGTGCTGCTGTCCAACGGCCAGATCCCCGAGACCAACCGGGTCGCGATCGTAACCAACGGCGGCGGGCCCGGCATCCTTGCCGCCGACGCCGGCGAGTCCAACGGGCTCGAACTGCCGAAGCCGACGGAGCGGACGATGGCGCGCCTGCGCTCGTTCCTGCCGGACGGCGCGAGTGTGCGCAACCCTGTCGACATGATCGCATCGGCGACGGCCGAGCAGTACCGGCAGGCGGTGGAGGCGCTCGCCGACGATCCGCACATCGACACCGTGATCAGCATCTTCATCCCATCGATCGTCACGACCGCGGGCGATGTCGCGCGCGCGCTCGTGGAGGCCCGATCCCAGGTGTCGCCGGGGGTCAGCCTGCTCAGTGTGTTCATGGAGGACAGCGACGCCAGCGCGATCCTCCGGGACGCGGGGCTGCCCACCTTCCGCTACCCCGAGGACGCCGCGGTCGCCCTCGCCCGCGTCGCGCGGTACGGCCAGTGGAGTCGTCGTCCCGAGAGTGCGGTGGTCCAGGTCGAGGGCGCTGACAGCCAGGATGCGCGTACCGTCGTCGACGCTGCGCTCGAGGACGCCGACGACGTGTGGCTGGACCCGCGCAACACCGACCGCCTCCTGAAGGCCTACGGCATCGGCACGGCCAGGTTCGCGCACGTGCGGACGCCCGACGAGGCTGTCGGAGCCTGGGAGGACATCGGCGGGCCCGTCGCCGTGAAGCTCGCGGCCGCGACGCACAAGAGCGACGTCGGCGGCGTGAAGCTCGCGCTCGACAGCGCAGAGGCGGTCGAGCGGGCCGTCGCGGAGATCGATCGCAATGTCACCGGCCATGGTCGCCGCGAGCTGCTCGACGACGGCTACGTCGTGCAGGAGATGCTCCCCGAGGGCGTGGAGCTGATCGCCGGCGTCGACCACCACCCGACCTTCGGTCATCTGCTGCTGGTCGGGCTCGGCGGGTCGCTCGTGGAGCTGCTCCGTGACGTCAGCGTCCGGATCCACCCGATCACCGACCACGACGTCGATGAGATGCTGACCACCCTGCGTGGCTTCCCGCTGCTCACCGGCTACCGCGGCAGCGAACCGGTCGACCTCACGGCGGTCAAGCACCTGCTGTTCCGGCTGTCCTCGCTCGTCGAAGACGTGCCCGAGGTCCGCGAGATCGACATCAACCCCGTCTTCGCAGGACCCGACGGCGTGCGCGCCGTCGACGCCCGCATCAGGCTGAGCCGCGAGTGA
- a CDS encoding DUF2277 domain-containing protein yields the protein MCRSIQQLRGAEPPATDTEIRDAALQYVRKISGYRAPSQANAEAFEAAVDEIARVTDRLLDALVVAPGSKPAVPVQRRLRAARS from the coding sequence ATGTGTCGGAGCATCCAGCAGCTGCGCGGGGCGGAGCCGCCCGCGACGGACACAGAGATCCGTGACGCGGCGCTGCAGTACGTCCGCAAGATCAGCGGCTACCGCGCGCCGTCGCAGGCCAACGCCGAGGCGTTCGAGGCGGCCGTCGACGAGATCGCCCGGGTCACCGACCGCCTGCTCGACGCACTGGTCGTCGCCCCGGGATCCAAGCCCGCGGTGCCGGTGCAGCGCCGGCTGAGGGCGGCGCGGAGCTGA
- a CDS encoding NAD(P)H-binding protein, translating to MDVVIAGGHGQIALHLSRLLSERGDTVRGIIRAAEQQDDLAEVGASGVVLDLERAPVVELADAVAGADAVVFAAGAGPGSGAARKETVDYEAAVKLRDAAAHAGVGRYVMISAMGTDDPPDGDSVFEVYLRAKARADRAVMDSDLAWTIVRPGRLTGDDGTGRVKLARHVDRGEIPRADVAAVVLAALDRDATAGHIVEVVGGDTPIPDALEAATGHGEG from the coding sequence GTGGACGTCGTGATCGCCGGAGGGCACGGCCAGATCGCCCTGCACCTCAGCCGCCTGCTGTCCGAGCGGGGTGACACCGTGCGCGGCATCATCCGCGCCGCCGAGCAGCAGGACGACCTGGCCGAGGTCGGCGCCTCCGGTGTGGTCCTCGACCTCGAACGGGCACCGGTCGTCGAACTGGCCGATGCCGTCGCGGGAGCCGACGCCGTCGTGTTCGCCGCCGGGGCGGGCCCCGGCAGTGGCGCCGCCCGCAAGGAGACGGTCGACTACGAGGCGGCGGTCAAGCTGCGCGACGCGGCTGCGCATGCCGGCGTCGGCAGGTACGTGATGATCAGCGCGATGGGCACCGACGACCCGCCGGACGGCGACAGTGTGTTCGAGGTCTACCTGCGGGCCAAGGCACGCGCCGACCGGGCGGTGATGGACAGCGACCTGGCGTGGACGATCGTGCGCCCGGGTCGGCTGACCGGCGACGACGGGACCGGGCGGGTGAAGCTCGCGCGGCATGTCGACCGCGGCGAGATCCCGCGCGCCGACGTCGCGGCGGTGGTCCTGGCCGCGCTCGACCGCGACGCGACGGCCGGGCACATCGTCGAGGTGGTCGGCGGCGACACGCCGATCCCGGACGCGCTGGAGGCGGCCACCGGGCACGGAGAGGGGTGA
- a CDS encoding M28 family metallopeptidase has translation MMLRTRLLALAAMMVVMAAVAAPSIAAVPTDTANLREAVTLDGVRAHQLALQQIADANGGTRASGTPGYDASADYVQGVLEDAGYTVEQQEFEYEFFVVDEDPVLDPVTPDLPAYEPGTDIDVMEYSGAGDVTAPVTPVDLVLPPGSQANTSTSGCEASDFDGFPEGNIALIQRGTCFFRDKADNAAAAGASAAIIFNEGQEGRTDLIIGTLDPPQAAIPVLDATFAVGSELAGLAADGELIVRAAAFTHVEERTTSNVIADSPSGRTDRTLMVGAHLDSVDEGPGINDNGSGTAAILETAAQMADLGIEPRNAVRFAFWGAEESGLIGSQRYVDTLTRQELNDVEAYLNFDMVGSPNFVRFVYDGDGSAFGVKGPSGSGHIEATFVDFFASLGLESEPTEFDGRSDYDAFINAGIPAGGLFTGAEGIKTEEQAAIYGGTAGVAYDPCYHLACDTYDNNSDVGLDQMSDAIAHATLVYAMTTSSVNGTGKASGQAATAQSEFHGTHRIR, from the coding sequence ATGATGCTCAGAACCAGGTTGCTCGCGTTGGCCGCGATGATGGTGGTGATGGCGGCTGTGGCCGCCCCCTCGATCGCGGCCGTTCCCACAGACACCGCCAACCTGCGCGAGGCCGTCACACTGGACGGCGTACGCGCCCACCAGTTGGCGCTCCAGCAGATCGCCGACGCGAACGGCGGCACGAGGGCCAGCGGCACGCCCGGGTATGACGCCTCGGCCGATTACGTCCAGGGGGTGCTCGAGGACGCGGGCTACACCGTCGAGCAGCAGGAGTTCGAGTACGAGTTCTTCGTGGTCGACGAGGATCCAGTTCTCGACCCGGTGACCCCGGACCTCCCCGCGTACGAGCCCGGCACCGACATCGACGTCATGGAGTACTCCGGTGCCGGTGACGTCACGGCCCCGGTGACGCCCGTCGACCTGGTGCTGCCGCCGGGATCGCAGGCGAACACGTCGACCAGCGGCTGTGAGGCCTCGGACTTCGACGGCTTCCCCGAGGGCAACATCGCGCTGATCCAGCGCGGCACCTGCTTCTTCCGTGACAAGGCCGACAACGCCGCTGCGGCCGGCGCCAGCGCGGCGATCATCTTCAACGAGGGTCAGGAGGGCCGCACCGATTTGATCATCGGCACCCTCGACCCTCCGCAGGCCGCGATCCCGGTGCTCGACGCCACATTCGCCGTCGGCAGCGAGCTGGCCGGATTGGCCGCGGACGGTGAACTGATCGTCCGAGCGGCTGCCTTCACCCACGTGGAGGAGCGCACCACGTCCAATGTGATCGCCGACTCGCCGTCGGGGCGCACCGACCGCACGCTGATGGTCGGCGCACACCTCGACTCCGTCGACGAGGGTCCGGGCATCAACGACAACGGCTCCGGTACGGCTGCCATCCTCGAGACCGCCGCCCAGATGGCTGATCTCGGTATCGAGCCGCGCAACGCGGTCCGCTTCGCGTTCTGGGGCGCCGAGGAGTCGGGCCTGATCGGGTCGCAGCGCTACGTCGACACCCTCACGCGCCAAGAGCTCAATGACGTCGAGGCCTACCTCAACTTCGACATGGTGGGCTCGCCGAACTTCGTGCGCTTCGTGTACGACGGCGACGGTTCGGCATTCGGCGTCAAGGGCCCGAGCGGCAGTGGCCACATCGAGGCCACGTTCGTCGACTTCTTCGCATCACTGGGCCTGGAGTCCGAGCCGACCGAGTTCGACGGTCGGTCCGACTACGACGCCTTCATCAACGCGGGCATCCCCGCCGGTGGCCTGTTCACCGGGGCGGAGGGCATCAAGACCGAGGAGCAGGCGGCAATCTACGGCGGTACCGCAGGTGTGGCGTACGACCCGTGCTACCACCTCGCGTGCGACACGTACGACAACAACAGCGACGTGGGACTCGATCAGATGTCCGACGCCATCGCGCACGCCACGCTTGTGTACGCGATGACCACGTCGAGCGTCAACGGGACCGGCAAGGCATCCGGGCAGGCGGCCACGGCCCAGTCGGAGTTCCACGGCACCCACCGCATCCGCTGA
- a CDS encoding DUF427 domain-containing protein yields MDETTDDIRIELSPKRVRVLLGGTYIVDTTGALLVWEGPWYPTYYLPLDDVRAGVLRDTGRTASRIDGVEAAIHDVVVGDRTAAGAALVLEDPPVKQLAGTVRLQWSDMDAWFEESEQAYVHPRDPYKRIDTLASDRHVVVEIDGTVVADSRRPTLLFETSLPTRYYLPKTDVRMDLLTPTDHTTRCPYKGTAEYYAVTVDGTTHGNAAWWYRHPTHESAAIAGLVCFYNERVDLTVDGERLQRPQTPFS; encoded by the coding sequence GTGGACGAGACCACGGACGACATCAGGATCGAGCTCAGCCCGAAACGCGTCCGAGTGTTGCTGGGCGGCACCTACATCGTCGACACGACCGGCGCCCTGCTCGTGTGGGAGGGCCCCTGGTACCCCACCTACTACCTGCCGCTGGACGACGTGCGCGCCGGCGTGCTGCGCGACACGGGCCGGACAGCGTCACGGATCGACGGCGTCGAAGCGGCGATCCACGACGTCGTCGTGGGCGACCGCACCGCCGCCGGCGCGGCACTCGTGCTGGAAGATCCGCCGGTGAAGCAACTCGCGGGCACCGTCCGCCTGCAGTGGTCGGACATGGACGCGTGGTTCGAAGAGTCCGAACAGGCGTACGTGCACCCACGCGATCCCTACAAGCGCATCGACACGCTGGCAAGCGATCGCCACGTCGTCGTCGAGATCGACGGGACGGTGGTGGCCGACAGCCGCCGGCCGACATTGCTGTTCGAGACGTCACTTCCCACGCGCTACTACCTGCCCAAGACCGACGTGCGCATGGACCTGCTGACGCCGACGGACCACACGACCCGGTGCCCGTACAAGGGCACGGCCGAGTACTACGCGGTGACCGTCGACGGGACGACCCACGGCAACGCCGCGTGGTGGTACCGCCACCCCACGCACGAGAGCGCGGCGATCGCCGGCCTGGTGTGCTTCTACAACGAGCGCGTCGACCTCACGGTCGACGGCGAACGACTCCAACGCCCGCAGACGCCGTTCAGCTGA
- a CDS encoding L,D-transpeptidase family protein: protein MSALMVGLMAAGSTPAHADVAKKHVIAVQKNLNRLGIYVTVDGVEGPRTRQAVCAARRLIGYRRVSRDRIRWKDVTTLRNTASLPKPRQGKNYLSVDKTCQMMYQARWGNWKRIIKVSTGKAGHRTPNGSYTFTWQWPGWHDSSQYPSDSGNGNMYNAKYFKSGGYAVHGSRSVPWYPASHGCVRITVRTADKLWNEVKIGSPIYIYGQNWSR, encoded by the coding sequence GTGTCGGCGCTGATGGTCGGTCTGATGGCCGCGGGGTCGACTCCTGCCCACGCCGACGTTGCGAAGAAGCATGTGATCGCGGTGCAGAAGAACCTGAACCGGCTGGGCATCTACGTGACGGTCGACGGCGTCGAGGGCCCCCGCACGCGTCAGGCGGTGTGCGCGGCGCGCCGGCTGATCGGCTACAGGCGGGTTTCCCGGGACCGCATCCGCTGGAAGGACGTCACGACGTTGCGCAACACCGCGTCGTTGCCAAAGCCGCGGCAGGGAAAGAACTACCTGTCGGTCGACAAGACCTGTCAGATGATGTACCAGGCCCGCTGGGGGAACTGGAAGCGGATCATCAAGGTCTCCACGGGCAAGGCGGGGCACCGCACCCCGAACGGCTCGTACACGTTCACCTGGCAGTGGCCGGGCTGGCATGACAGCAGCCAGTACCCCAGCGACTCAGGCAACGGCAACATGTACAACGCCAAGTACTTCAAGAGCGGTGGCTACGCCGTCCATGGAAGCCGGTCGGTGCCGTGGTATCCGGCGAGCCATGGCTGCGTGCGCATCACGGTCCGCACGGCCGACAAGCTGTGGAACGAGGTCAAGATCGGCTCGCCGATCTACATCTACGGCCAGAACTGGTCGCGCTGA